In Streptomyces sp. ML-6, the genomic stretch CGAACCAGGCGAGGTACGTCTTCAGCAGGCGCACCGGCATCATCGCGTGGTGCTGCCACCCGCGCAGCCTGCCGCAGAACACGGCGATCCACGCCGACAGGGCGGCAGCCCAGACGACCGAGGCGACGGCGAGGAACAAGAGGAGCAGCTTGTCCCGACGCTGGGGACCGATGGGCAGCGTGACGTCGTAGTCGCTTGTCACGCCGCGCCAGGTCAGTAAGGCGATCACGAAGACGACGAACCAACGCAGCGGCCCGGGAAGGGGCGACGTCCGGAGCGTCAGAGGGGCGATGACCGCGACGGCCGCGCTCACGGCCAGGGGCGTGGGGTGACGGGCGAGGGCCCGTACAGCCGGGGAGACCCTGAGGCGGTAGCACGCCACGACGGCGGCTACGACCGTTGCGGTCGCCACGTACGAGGGAGCCAGGGGAGCCGACATGTCCAGCTACCCCGCGACCGGAGCGGGTATCAGCCGGTCGACCGTTGGCAGGCTCTCCAGGTACGAGGCGATCCGCTCCCGGGGGTCAGCCGAGAGGTACAGGTCCCGGTGGCGTACGACGTTGTCGCTGAGTGCCCGACCGCGCGCGAGGAATTCGAGGACAGCCCGCCGTTCGATGCGCGGGGCCGCAGTTCCCAGTCCGGCCTCCTCGGTGACCTTCGCGCACCAGTGCTGGTCGTAGGTGGGTAACGGGATGAGGTGGACCGGTTTGCCGAGGACGAGTGCCTCGCTGATCAGGTTGAAGCCGGCGTTGGAGACCACGGCCTCGGAGCGAGCCATGTCCGCGATGAACGCCTCGCGGTCGAAGGCGCGGATCTCTACACGGGCGTCGGCGTACCCGAGCAGGGACCTCAACTCCGTCGGCTGCGTGTAGATCCGCAGCGTTCGGTCCGGTACGGACTGGCGGAAGATCGAGGCCAGTTCGCGGACGGATTCCTCCGGGCCGTGGTCGAAGTAGCGGGAGAAGTAGGCCGTGACGAGGGGCTCGGTGGTGACCGGTGCCGATCTGATGAGATCGGGAATGACCGGGGCGATGAACTCGACTCTTCGGTCCTCGGCGTCCAGTGGGATGTAGGAGCAGATGAAGGACCGGTCGACGCGGGGGGCGAAGTACCGCAGTCGCTGCTCTTCGGCCGTACGGGCGTACCGGTCGACGACGGGAAGGTCCAGGTGTCGGTACTTGCTCTGTTGGTCGATGGAGATGAGCGGTCGGCCGAAGTGGTAGGCGAGGCGCGGGGTGTTGGGCTCGTAGTCGGTGATGAACACATCCGGAGCACCGCTGCTTCGGACGAGCCGACGCAGCTGGAGGTGTCGGCGGAGACCTCCGGGTACCTGGCGGATGTTCGCGCGCACGGCGTCGCGAGCGTGGATCCGGTCGTCGCGTGCGAGGAGCGTCGGCATCCATCCGTCCCAGGCGGGGAAGCCGAGGTCCTGGAAGTACGCGATCCGACCGGAGCCGTTGGTGATGATCCGAACCTGGTGCCCGCGGTCGCGGAGGTACTGGGCGATCGCGCTCTGCCGGACCGTGTGTCCCATGCCGATGCCGTTCACGCCGATGATCACGTTGAGCGGCTGTTCGTTGCCGTTTCCGGACATGAGGATTCCTTTTCTTCGGTCAGGAGAGCCGGGTGATGACGTTGCGGGTGACAGCGGAGACCTGGGGGTCTGTGGCCAGGAGTCGGGCCCAGTCGGTGGTGGCGGCGGTGAAGACCGTGCCGCCAGCTGTGAAGACGCCGAGGGTGGCGGCCCGAGGGCTGGACATCGGCTCACGGGCGGCGAAGTTCCAGTCCGGGGGGAGCTCGGCGATGCCGAGGATCTCGAAGTCCTTCGGCGTTCCGTCCTGCCCGGTGGGACGCGGCCGGCCGGCGGCGTCGTACTCGTAGGCCGCGCCATCGCATTCGTAGCCGATCAGGGCCCCGTCGTGTCCGAGAGTGTCGCCGGTATTCAGCCCCGTGCCGCAGTACACCCAGTGGCCGGCGTCCGTGACGATGAAGCCCCGGCAAGCTCGGGTGCCGTCCCAGTGACCGCCGCCGTTGCGGTAGCTCACGCCCAGGAGCGTGTTCTCCGGCTCTGACTCCCACCAGTGGTCCGGGCAGCCGTACGAGCTGTCCGGATCAGTACCGGCGGGGGCGCCGGGCGGGAACTTGTCACAGGACAACCCTGCCCCGTCCGGAGTGACGCCGACGCGCCACCAGCAGGTGTTGGCGCCGAAGTTGGCGATGTGGCCGCCGGCGTCACGGAAGGCGGTCACGTGGCGTCGGATGTCGGTGCTCCAGTATTCGTCGTGACCGGCGGAGACCAGGAGACGGTAGCCGTCACGCAGGAACAGGCCCTCGTGGAGATCCAGGTCGGTGCAGTAGTCGGCCTCGATCCAGTTCCGTTCCATCCAGGCGATGAAGTGGGCGTCCCAATGAGCGAACGTCTGCCGGGGGGACGACGGGTCGTACGCGTCCG encodes the following:
- a CDS encoding glycosyltransferase family protein; the protein is MSGNGNEQPLNVIIGVNGIGMGHTVRQSAIAQYLRDRGHQVRIITNGSGRIAYFQDLGFPAWDGWMPTLLARDDRIHARDAVRANIRQVPGGLRRHLQLRRLVRSSGAPDVFITDYEPNTPRLAYHFGRPLISIDQQSKYRHLDLPVVDRYARTAEEQRLRYFAPRVDRSFICSYIPLDAEDRRVEFIAPVIPDLIRSAPVTTEPLVTAYFSRYFDHGPEESVRELASIFRQSVPDRTLRIYTQPTELRSLLGYADARVEIRAFDREAFIADMARSEAVVSNAGFNLISEALVLGKPVHLIPLPTYDQHWCAKVTEEAGLGTAAPRIERRAVLEFLARGRALSDNVVRHRDLYLSADPRERIASYLESLPTVDRLIPAPVAG
- a CDS encoding N,N-dimethylformamidase beta subunit family domain-containing protein, with product MIPVNGYAARPSVRAGEVVRLHIATTAPHVHVDFYRWGATPQHAGHSEWPGRAASSGRFDADWRWPAYEFLVPPEWRSGVYIAVLGTEHASGTPPLDAREGRILLVVTPSAPSGRRILYKIPTFTYQAYNTAGGGSLYSASQITTRRPGGGVGGPVKGLPDAYDPSSPRQTFAHWDAHFIAWMERNWIEADYCTDLDLHEGLFLRDGYRLLVSAGHDEYWSTDIRRHVTAFRDAGGHIANFGANTCWWRVGVTPDGAGLSCDKFPPGAPAGTDPDSSYGCPDHWWESEPENTLLGVSYRNGGGHWDGTRACRGFIVTDAGHWVYCGTGLNTGDTLGHDGALIGYECDGAAYEYDAAGRPRPTGQDGTPKDFEILGIAELPPDWNFAAREPMSSPRAATLGVFTAGGTVFTAATTDWARLLATDPQVSAVTRNVITRLS